One genomic window of Luteitalea pratensis includes the following:
- a CDS encoding type II toxin-antitoxin system PrlF family antitoxin yields MAPIIEAESTLTDRYQTTVPEPVRRALKLSKRDRLHYTVRSTGEVVLARAGTPEDADPALAPFLELLARDLAAHPERVQGLDAAFVHRLKGLVADVDVDLDAPLPDAEA; encoded by the coding sequence ATGGCACCCATCATCGAGGCCGAGTCGACGTTGACCGACCGGTACCAGACCACGGTCCCTGAACCCGTGCGGCGCGCGCTCAAGCTCAGCAAGCGCGATCGCCTGCACTACACGGTGCGGTCGACGGGCGAGGTCGTCCTGGCGCGTGCTGGCACCCCCGAGGACGCTGACCCGGCGCTGGCGCCCTTTCTGGAGTTGTTGGCGCGCGACCTTGCGGCGCACCCAGAACGCGTCCAGGGGCTGGACGCGGCATTCGTGCATCGCCTCAAGGGCCTCGTGGCCGACGTTGACGTCGATCTCGACGCACCGCTGCCCGATGCGGAGGCGTGA
- a CDS encoding type II toxin-antitoxin system YhaV family toxin, producing MSAAAVPTVVNGWTLFAHPLFLSQVDALATEVEELQRKDPDGFGRRNATKRLAAITRLAFEVIPADPSRPEYRQGHTLGIAHAHWCRAKFFQQYRLFFRYHAPSRVIVFAWVNDEDSRRAYESQHDAYRTFRKMLDRGHPPDDWDALLAESRAFKTPRGR from the coding sequence GTGAGTGCCGCGGCCGTGCCGACCGTGGTCAACGGCTGGACGCTGTTTGCACACCCGCTCTTCCTGAGCCAGGTCGACGCACTGGCCACGGAGGTGGAGGAGCTGCAGCGCAAGGATCCGGACGGGTTCGGCCGGCGGAACGCGACGAAACGCCTGGCCGCGATTACGCGCCTTGCCTTCGAGGTGATCCCAGCGGACCCCTCGCGTCCAGAGTACCGGCAAGGGCACACGCTTGGCATTGCACATGCGCACTGGTGCCGCGCGAAGTTCTTCCAGCAGTACCGTCTGTTCTTTCGCTATCACGCGCCGAGTCGCGTGATCGTGTTTGCCTGGGTCAATGACGAAGACTCGCGGCGTGCGTACGAGAGTCAGCACGACGCCTATCGCACCTTCCGGAAAATGCTCGACCGAGGCCACCCACCCGACGACTGGGACGCACTGCTGGCCGAGTCGCGTGCCTTCAAGACGCCGCGCGGGAGATAA